The proteins below are encoded in one region of Mycobacterium shinjukuense:
- a CDS encoding sensor histidine kinase: MTTSTDAKRRGFVHSALFYHSQREYLNSVASFVADGMAVDEPALVAVPGDRLALLRPELSAVRAGSTAELRMVDITEVARNPSRFLAMEAAFAAKYSHGRVRIVSQLVWPGRSPAECLACVQHEALVNGALETMNVTGLCLYDAERLEEQALAEARATHPLLWKCGSARHSAEYAPDEALARCNQPLPANPGAVTYVVRASTDLRPARSFAVDYAGWVGLSPDGIGDLQFIASELATNSLRYAGGACRLAFWRHDEHLVCEARDNGRLDDPLAGRQQPGVSATASRGLFLVNAMADLVRTHTTADGTTIQAYLRLDPSRGQTG; this comes from the coding sequence ATGACCACGAGCACCGACGCCAAGCGACGAGGCTTCGTCCATTCCGCGCTCTTCTACCATTCCCAGCGGGAATACCTGAACTCGGTGGCGAGCTTCGTCGCCGATGGCATGGCGGTGGACGAGCCGGCCCTGGTGGCGGTACCCGGCGATCGGTTGGCGTTGCTGCGCCCCGAGTTGTCGGCCGTGCGTGCGGGATCCACCGCAGAATTGCGGATGGTCGACATCACCGAGGTTGCCCGCAATCCGAGCAGGTTCCTGGCCATGGAAGCCGCCTTCGCCGCGAAATACTCTCACGGGCGGGTGCGGATTGTCAGTCAGCTCGTCTGGCCGGGCCGCAGCCCGGCCGAGTGTCTGGCCTGCGTCCAGCATGAAGCATTGGTCAACGGGGCGTTGGAGACCATGAACGTGACGGGGCTGTGTCTCTACGACGCCGAACGGCTGGAGGAGCAGGCGCTGGCGGAGGCTCGCGCCACCCATCCGTTGTTGTGGAAATGCGGATCGGCTCGACACAGTGCCGAGTATGCGCCGGATGAGGCGTTGGCGCGCTGCAACCAGCCGCTCCCGGCCAATCCGGGGGCCGTCACTTATGTGGTGCGCGCCAGCACGGATCTGCGTCCGGCCCGCTCGTTCGCCGTCGATTACGCGGGCTGGGTTGGGCTGTCGCCGGATGGTATCGGCGATCTGCAATTCATCGCCAGCGAACTGGCCACCAATAGCCTGCGGTACGCCGGTGGCGCCTGCCGGTTGGCCTTCTGGCGGCACGATGAGCATCTGGTCTGCGAGGCACGCGACAACGGACGGCTCGATGATCCGCTGGCCGGACGTCAACAGCCGGGCGTCAGCGCCACCGCGAGCCGCGGACTGTTTCTGGTCAACGCCATGGCGGATTTGGTCCGCACCCACACCACGGCGGACGGCACAACCATCCAGGCCTACCTTCGGCTCGATCCGTCGCGGGGCCAGACCGGGTGA